The window CTGTTGACTAAATTGAGTTGACAGGTAAACTGGATGCTGTTAGGCCCTGCATAGACCCCAGGTATCTTGAGGttgggggttggggctgtagctcagtggtggagcgcttgcctggcatatgtgaggcatatAAACTGGGCTGTTAGGATGGGGTCTAGTTAACAGGAATTTAGAGGTATATCAGCTGGGGCCtggagaacacattttttttttttttaaatcccaactGTATCTTCCCTGTTTGCAGCACCCTCATCACGTGTGTAGATTCTGGCATACTTAGAGTCTGGCGTGACAATGATAAGGAAGCATCCTCTGACCCAGTAAGGTTCCTTACTCTGATGGTTGGGGAGGGTGAAAGTTAGCATTAGGAGCCTAATGAGGGATTTGGGGGAGGAAAGATTAAGAACTCTGGAACTGACTCATCTCTCATTCTTTTCAGCTTCTGGAATTGAGGGTTGGTCCTGGGGTTTGTAGGATGCGCCAAGACCCAGCACGACCCCATATAGTTGCCACAGGTGGGAAGGAGAATGCTTTGAAGGTGTGGGACCTGCAGGGATCTGAGGAGCCTGTGTTCAGGGCCAAGAATGTGAGTGATGGGATAGGGAATCCGAGGCCACTTACTGATCAGAGATCAGATGGACTTTAAGGGATGATAAAGGAGGGCTAAAACTGGTAGCACTTCGAACCTTCCTCCATCCTATCCCCTGTTTACCTTTAATACCAGGTGCGGAATGACTGGCTAGACCTTCGGGTTCCCATCTGGGACCAGGATATACAGTTCCTCCCTGGATCACAGAAGCTCATTACATGCACAGGGTACCACCAGGTGAGGCACCATTTCATCCCTGCCCATACCTGGGCTGAGGCAGCTTCTTAATAAAACAGCTTCTGTGGGCAAAATGGGCTGCTGTGGTGTGGCACAGCCACTTCTCAGTCCTTCTTCCCTCCGGAGCTCTCAGGAGAGTGTACACCTCCCCATCCATCTGAGCCTTGGTGCTAGCCTGTGGCCTTTCTTTACTGCATTCTAGGATGGAATGTGCTCAACCACAGCTCTATTTCTCccatgtgaaagagaaagagaagggagtgTCCCCTTCACAGTGGGTTCACAGGGCACAAGCTTCAAGGATGGACATTGGGCTAGGTGTCAAAAAAGAGAATTCTGGACCCAAAGCTTCTCTGATTTGCTTTGGGATACAGGCCTGCCCTCCcctctcttgcctcagctcctcAGCTTTGCTTGAAAGGCTCTATTAGGGATCTTTATGGCTTGTCTCATTTGAATGCCTGAAACCCAGGGAGCACTGGGTCACTATTTGAAATTTAGGAATGATCTTGATGACATACTTCTGTTTAATCTACTTACGGGGACTTCCTCGCTCCTCCCTCATTCATGCTAAATGTCTGCTTGAAATTCAGCTCCCTCTGATTATTGGACCAACTTGCTTTTCCATTCCTCCACTCCTAGATGGGAGAATGGAGGGACAGAATGCTCACATTCCCTGTTGTGCAGGACCTCTCACCATTATCCCTATCCATTCATGCTCCTGAGCAGCTCTGCTCACCCCAGCAACACTCAGATTTGTGTTTCCAATGAGAACATTTCTTTGAGGGTGGGTCAGGAACAAGAAAGCAGTGCTCAGAAGAAAGGATGAGCATGCAGAGATGCCAGGAGGCAGTATGCAGGGCAAGGATGCTTTTGTGATGCCTCAGTTTTCCTCTCTAGGTTCGAGTCTATGATCCAGCCTCCCCCCAGCGCCGGCCAGTTCTAGAGACCACGTATGGCGAGTACCCACTGACAGCCATGACTCTCACTCCTGGGGACAAGTGAGTGGTTAGAGGGGTTGGAGAGGGGCTTGGGAAGGATTCAAGAGATTCCTGTTGACCCCTTGCCTCTGGTCTTCTCAGCTCTGTTATCGTAGGGAACACTCATGGGCAACTGGCAGAAATTGACTTTCGACAAGGTGAGTGGACTAGGGGGTTTGGGGGAAGGGAAAAAGTCAGGGTTCCCTCTAACAGGTAGTATAGGGATTCATTGCACCCTCATGGAGACATCAGATTGCCTGGATTCACATGCTGTTTCAACAGAAGCTGTATGATCTTGAACTAATTACTTAACTTCCTGTGCCctagtttcctcacctgtaaaatagaaatattattggTAACTCTTGGTTATATTGAAGATTAAACGTTAAAATAGAAAGTGGTCTGAACAGTAAACACTGAATAAATGGTGGTTAGCTGGCGAGCTAGCACCAATGCCATTGCCTTCTTTAGGGCGCCTACTGGGCTGTCTGAAGGGACTGGCAGGCAGTGTCCGTGGGTTGCAGTGCCACCCTTCAAAGCCCCTACTAGCCTCTTGTGGCTTAGACAGAGTCCTGAGGATACACAGGATCCGGAATCCACGAGGCCTGGAGCATAAGGTGGGAGCTCAAACTTTCTAGCCCTCACCCCTTGATGCTTCTATGTATTTCAGCCTGCCTGGGCCCTACAAGGTCCCTCCTCTTTTTGCAGGTTTATCTGAAGTCTCGACTGAATTGCCTCCTCTTGTCTGGCAGGGATACCTGGGAGGTGAGCAGTCTGGTCTGGGAAAGTAGGAGCTAAGGGCATGGATGTGAGGATTTCCttatggaaaggaaaaagaaggcagCTGGAACACAGATCTAGGACTGCTATGCCACTCAATTTCTCTCTGTGGGGTGTTAACAGTTACAATTCTGACAGGGTTATCACAAAGGGTGATCCACTGCAGAGCATGGTGACAGTGGTTTCTGGGAGATATAGGTGGTGTTGGTGCCCAGAGGAATTGATTCCCAGCTAGAGCTTCCCTGTTTTTTGACCCCTGAGCTTTCTTCCGACTCACCAGGATGAGCCCCAAGAGCCTCAAGAGATCAACAAGGTACCttcagaagacacagagacagatgaACTTTGGGCATCCTTGGAGGCAGCTGCTAAGAGGAAACTACCTGATCAGAACCAGACCCAAGGAGCTCTCCAAAccaaacagagaaaaaagaagcagcagaagTCCATTAGCCCCTGAAAACCCCGTGCCCATTTTGTAAATAAACAGCTCAACTTCCACCTTTTGTGATCTGAACCTTTCGTGATAGGAGAAGTTAGAGGGGTGGCTTGGGGTGGCGGCTTCCTGAGCTGAGACAGTGGGATATCTGACGTCACAAAAGCGGCCCCGGAGCCAGGGAGGCTGGCGAGAGGGTAGCGCGAGTAGCACCTTGCCGCGCGGGGCCATGGGCTGCTGCCAAGACAAGGATTTTCAGACCTCGGATGATCAGGGAAAGGATGGCGGGTCGGATGAAGTTGGGGAAGGTGGGATTAGAGCTGGGGGTGCCCCGTAAGGCCCACCCAGGAGGTTGGGTCGGGTAGGGTGGGGCTAAACTTAGCCTCAGCCCCGTAGGCGCGTCAGAAACCGATTTGGATTCCCCAGGCCGCCAGAATCCCAAGTCTAATGAAAGTCTTCTGATCACCGTGCTATGGAGGCGGCTATCTATGTTCAGTCGTCGTGGTTCCTCGCGGTCATCAAACAAGAAGCATTCAGACCAGATTCAAAGGCCGGGGTATCCAATAGAGGAGGACCAGGATGAGCCGGAGAAGGGGTGAACTCAAACCTGCTCTCCGTCCGCCCCAGCCTCCAGAGAATAAAATTTCTAATGTGGGCCTGCCCAAGCACTGGTGCCTCTACAACCGGCTCTGCGGGCTTTGGGCTCTTTAAGGCTCCTCCCCTGAGGCTGGCTCAGgcccccccccccgggggggtCCACTCTCACTCCTCAGGGGTGGGGTCACGGAGGCGGCCTAGCCAATGGGAGGGTGGAGTCGCGCTTGCGTCGGCAGGGGGCGTGTCCCGGGTCGCCGGGCTGGGAAAGGCGTGGCGTAGCCCTTCGTCACGGGGGTGGGGTTACGTGTAGGTGACGTGGCGGCTCCTAGTCTTTGGTCGGGTTTCGGCGGCTCCAGCGCCCCGGGAGGAGGCGGTGACGGCCGAAGAGGTTGTGGCAGTGGCGACGGCGGCGGCAGGTGGTAGGAAGGAGGTAGGACCTGCTCTAAGAGGGGCTTGGCCGCCGTGTCAGCTCCGGGACAGTGGCTTCACGGGGGCGGCGACGGGCAGGGGGGGAAGGGAACCGGGGGCAAGCGGGCAAGTCCTGCCGGCCGGGCTCCTGGTGAGCGAATACGTCGCCGTCCAACCAGGAAAGCCCTGTGGAGAACGACGTCGGCATTAGCTAATCAGGGGTTGCAGTCTTCCAGAAGGCGGAACTTTGGAGGGGGTGGGACTTCCTGTTTCAAATAAACATCTAGAGGTTTCCCCCTCCGCCCACCGAAGTGTGTCCGCTCTCGGGGGTCCTTCGCGGTTTCCCCCTGTGAGGGGTTGAAGGAAATCGCGGATAGGAGAGGGCCCCGTTAGCTCCCGGGACAGTTGCACAGGCCAGGCTGGAGCCTTGGTGCCACGGGACCGGGCTCTGGCTTTCCCTCGGCTTCAGGACCTCGGCCCGCTCTCTGGCCTCTTGAGCCAAGTTGGTAGAAGAGTCTTGAGAGGGTTCGCCTTGGGCCAGGAGGAAACGGGCCCTTTCCCACAGCAGGCAGGTCCCAGGATCCGCGGGTGGCCTTGGGCACGAAAGACTGCCAAATGCAGGAAGGGCCAGAGAATTTGCTAGTTGAGGGGGGATTTGTGGGGAAGGAGGCTTCCTGGGGAATGACACTCTCCCCTTCACGACAGTCCGAGGTTATGCGACTCAATGATCCCGCGGAAACGCTACGGGTCTAAGAACACGGATCAGGGTGTCTACCTGGGTCTCTCAAAGACACAGGTCCTGTCCCCTGCAACTGCTGGCAGTAGCAGCAGCGACATCGCCCCTCTGCCCCCTCCAGTGGTCCTGGTCCCTCCCCTTCCCGACACCATGTCCTGCCGGGATCGGACACAGGAGTTCCTGTCTGCCTGCAAGTCGCTGCAGAGCCGTCAGGTAAGGAGTGGGAAAGGCAAGAATGAGCCCTACTAAACCTGGTTGGGGGTATATTCCAGCacttttaagtgaaataatttttggGGAAGCCTGATACTGACAGGTTGGATAGGGTCCATAGGACCTACTAAGCCACAAAAAGTGGACTTGTTAATGGGAGGCCAGgacccagacttttttttttttttttttttttttaattggtaaggAATTCCCTAGAGAGTAGGATTGTTATTCTAGAAGGAATACCTCGGATAAAGGTGACTAAGGTATTTGAATAATGAACAAGTTCTAGAAAGAGCTTTCAGTTGAGACACATGCACCTTGGATTCTAATTCTAGTGTACTACACAAGTTTGCTCTGCCACCATGGGGAACCTAGTTAATCCAATTGGGCCTCAGTTTTTCTATGTGTATAGTAGAGGGtcagggaaaggaaagaagtCTTTTAGATCAGTAATTTTTTACCAAAATCACTttggagggttttgttttgttggtgttactggtgattgaacccagggccttgtacatgccaggAACACACTCTGCTATTCAGTTACATCCCTCcccctttttgaattttattttgagacagggtctctaagtttctggggctgcccttgaactcatgatcctcctgcctcagcttctggagtagcCAGGATTATAGTAATTGGGAATTACTAATTGGCATGTGCTACCTTGTCCAGCTAGAGTTTTGTTTCAGTAAAGACTTTGTGAATCCAAGTGAGTCCTGAGTAACTTGttaaaatttttggtactggggattgaatccacaggTGCTTTACCaaagagctacatccccagccctttttgttttttattttgagttgcttacgacctcactaagttgctgaggctggcctggaaattgtgatcctcttgcctcagcttcctgagttgctgggattacaggcataacccactgtgcccagcctgagtaactgtattttaaaatacttttaaatttcagCTTTTGTTAACAATTGTTCTCCAAGAATTTTGTGATCTCTAGGAACTTTCTAGTTTCCTCATTGATTCCCTGATTCCAAGGTTAGAGTGGCTGTactaaccaattttttttttcaaatattaatgggCACTATCAAggcctatttctttttctttttctttttttttttttaagaggagtgagagagagaattttaatatttattttttcttagttcttggcggacactacatctttgtttgtatgtggtgctgaggattgaacccgggctgcacgcacgccaggcgagcatgctacctcttgagccacatccccagccctaggcaattttttttccaataacaaACTGATTTTAATATCTGAAGTATCAGGTGCAGCATGAGCACTTGGTGACTCATAAAATGTTGCTGTCACTATTTTGCTAGTAGTTTCTGTTCCCTTTCCATTTATTGACCCAATTAACAGAATGGGTCTTTGACAGTGTTTCATGTTGACTTTCATTCATAGCTTTTAGCTTTCTTACTCTctcccaaatttttttttatatttttatttttattctttttagttttcggcagacacaactgtttgtatgtggtgctgaggatcgaacctgggccacacgcatgccagacgagcgcgctaccacttgagccacatccccagccctctcccaaatttttttaatgtttacaatGTATTAGATAGTTGGCTATAGTACTTTATGGCCCTTATGTTAACTAATCTTAATAGTAATAAGAGGTAGTTAGGTTGTCTTTATTTTGTAGAAGAGGAAATAGAGATTCAAAATAAGTAACTTACCATAAATCTTTCAGTTCCTAAGTGGTGAAGTCagcattt is drawn from Urocitellus parryii isolate mUroPar1 chromosome 4, mUroPar1.hap1, whole genome shotgun sequence and contains these coding sequences:
- the Tex54 gene encoding testis-expressed protein 54 → MGCCQDKDFQTSDDQGKDGGSDEVGEETDLDSPGRQNPKSNESLLITVLWRRLSMFSRRGSSRSSNKKHSDQIQRPGYPIEEDQDEPEKG
- the Wdr74 gene encoding WD repeat-containing protein 74 isoform X2; its protein translation is MRQDPARPHIVATGGKENALKVWDLQGSEEPVFRAKNVRNDWLDLRVPIWDQDIQFLPGSQKLITCTGYHQVRVYDPASPQRRPVLETTYGEYPLTAMTLTPGDNSVIVGNTHGQLAEIDFRQGRLLGCLKGLAGSVRGLQCHPSKPLLASCGLDRVLRIHRIRNPRGLEHKVYLKSRLNCLLLSGRDTWEDEPQEPQEINKVPSEDTETDELWASLEAAAKRKLPDQNQTQGALQTKQRKKKQQKSISP
- the Wdr74 gene encoding WD repeat-containing protein 74 isoform X1, with translation MAPSAARWNHVWVGTETGILKGVNLQRKQASNFTAAGQPRREEAVSALCWGAGGETQILVGCADRKVRHFNTEEGTFQGQRHCPGGEGSFRGLAQADGTLITCVDSGILRVWRDNDKEASSDPLLELRVGPGVCRMRQDPARPHIVATGGKENALKVWDLQGSEEPVFRAKNVRNDWLDLRVPIWDQDIQFLPGSQKLITCTGYHQVRVYDPASPQRRPVLETTYGEYPLTAMTLTPGDNSVIVGNTHGQLAEIDFRQGRLLGCLKGLAGSVRGLQCHPSKPLLASCGLDRVLRIHRIRNPRGLEHKVYLKSRLNCLLLSGRDTWEDEPQEPQEINKVPSEDTETDELWASLEAAAKRKLPDQNQTQGALQTKQRKKKQQKSISP